In Pseudostreptobacillus hongkongensis, the genomic stretch TTGCATATGCATCAATAATACTATTCCTTGTTATTATTATAGTAATGGTAGTAGTTCAATTAGGAGAAAGAAGAATACCTATAGTTTATGTTGGTAAATCTAGCCGTGGAGTTGGAGAAACAACACAATCTGTAGTAGGTAGAAAAACATATTTACCAGTTAAAATAAATACAGCAGGAGTTATGCCAATAATCTTTGCATCTATGATACTTGCAGTTCCTGCAGCTGTCATACCAGTTGTTAAAGATCCGGCTATGCGTAGCTATTTAAATAATATATTTGGTCAAAAAGGTTGGGCATATTTATTATTATCAGTTATTTTAATTATATTATTCTCATTCTTCTATACAGCTATAGTATTTGATCCAGATAAGATAGCAGATAATTTAAAACAAAGTGGAGGAAGTATTCCGTTAAAGAGAGCTGGAAAAGAAACTTCAGATTTCTTAGAATATGTAGCAACAAGAATAACATTTGGTACAGCAGTATTCTTAGCTATATTAGGTATTTTACCTAATATTTGGTTTGGATATGTGCTAAATATACCTGTAATGCTAGGTGGTACAAGTTTACTAATCTTAGTTGGGGTTGCTGTAGAATTAATACAAAATATTGATTCACATCTTTCAACACAAAAATATAAAGGATTTAATAATGTAAGAAGAAGAGGTAGATAAGCCTCTTCTTTTTATTAGTATATATTTAAGTAAAATAAAAAGCTCAAGAAAATTAATTCTGAGCTTTTTCTATTTCATACTTTTTCTTTATTTTCATATCTTTAATATATACTACTATGAAGTTTAATAATATAAATACAAATAGTATAAGTAATATATATTGTATCAATATTAGTAATATATATGCTAAATATTGTTTAATCTTATTATCATATCCCCTATCAAATATACCAAATCTTTATTTTGAATCATAATATAGAGTAACTATCTCCAACCCATAGAGAAATAGAAATGAAGTAAGCTGCAAATACAATTCGATAAACTTCTACATCATCAATATTGATAATTTTTAAATTTACTGAATCACTAACAGATTTACTTACTTTTGTATCAGCGACTGATAAACTCTTATTTAATTTAATAGAACCTTGATATATTTTATTTGTTCCATCTAGTATTTTTTTAGAATTTTCACTTAATTTTTTGAATCAAAATTTACCCCATCATTATACACTTTAATTTCATT encodes the following:
- the secY gene encoding preprotein translocase subunit SecY, which encodes MINLTFREAIVVRFKALFQVRELRKRVLFTLGCFLVARVGVHIPVPGINMELFNGFAQGNVFAQFLNLFSGGAVQRASIFSLGISPYINASIVFQILGVLYPRIEEMQREGGKEAEKITQWTRYLTIITTIFQSAGIAIWLQSSNYVLDPGPRFIITTVVLITGGTAFLMWLSERISIKGLGNGTSMLIFLNIVANLPQVLTGTISQLKNSGRDLTLAYASIILFLVIIIVMVVVQLGERRIPIVYVGKSSRGVGETTQSVVGRKTYLPVKINTAGVMPIIFASMILAVPAAVIPVVKDPAMRSYLNNIFGQKGWAYLLLSVILIILFSFFYTAIVFDPDKIADNLKQSGGSIPLKRAGKETSDFLEYVATRITFGTAVFLAILGILPNIWFGYVLNIPVMLGGTSLLILVGVAVELIQNIDSHLSTQKYKGFNNVRRRGR